The genomic stretch agcacccggcgtggtagcctagtggctaaagtctttgaacgtgccgggatcccataggtgccctgattctaatcctggcagctccacttcctatccagctccctgcttgtggcctgggaaagcagtggaggacggctcaaagccttgggatgttgcacctgtgtgggaggcctagaagaagctcctggttcgtgGCTTTAATtcgacacagctccagctgttgaggccacttggggagtgaatcatcagacagaagacattcctctcttatctctccttctctctgtaaatctgactttgcaataaaaatatgtaaatattaaaaaatatttgtgggCTGGCTTGGTGATCTAGCAAGTTAATCTTCTgcctttggcaccagcatcccatatacgcactggttcgagtcctagcagctccacttttgattcagctccctgcctatagcctaaaaaggcagcaaacaatggcccaagtccttgggcccctatatgCACATAggggacccaaaagaagtttctggttcccagtttcagaccagcccagttttgtccattgtggccgtttgaggagtaacccagcagatggaagatctctctgtctctccgtctctctctatgtaattctgactttcaagtaaaacaaatctaaatCAAAACCCTTTGTTTCTCTAGTGACCATAAAGGCAGGTAGAAATCCCAAGGTCTGGactgaaaggaaaagcaaagggaagcagcagaaaaggagAGGGCTTCAATGGTTTCATTGTTGCTTGTGATCGGTGCTCTCTGCATAGCACAAGCAGATCTTAAGGAATTTTCAGTTCCAAGGAGCTCAAGCACAGGCCCACTCAGGATGCCTATGCCTGTGGGGCCTCTGCATGGATCAGCTGTGAATTTTCATGTCCTATATAAATACACAGACGTGTATAAGACATATAGCAACATCGCTGTGACATTGCATGTAAAACTGCTGCTTgtggcaccaatttgagtcccattttctccatttcccatccagtcctctgctatggcctgggaaaactgaagGCTGGCCCAAATCCTTTAGACCCTGCACTGCCATGgcagacgtggaagaagctcctggttcccagcttcaggctggaccagctctggctgctgtagccatttgggggagtgaaccaatagagggAAGAGGTCTGtcttcctccctttcaaataaataaataaaatacacatacatacacacaccctggaaAGATAAACATACACCTTAACATTGTCAGCCTGCAGGGAAGGAGGTAGACTTGAGCATATCTGTATTCTTGACATTGAGAACTCGTATCTTGCTACATATGCtttattgtttgatttttctCATAACGTGAATGAACTTGTGTGTTGggcagaacaaagaaaaaaatagggaaaGAAAAATCTGATTACAAAAGGAGACGATGAAGAGAAAGTGCCTGCAGAAGCCGTTGGCAGTTGGTGTCCAGGCTTCTGGAAACTCAAGCTCACAGCGAGTGAGCCCTGGATTAAAAGCTCTGGAGAAAGAGGGGAGTGGAAGGGCCTGGGGTCTTGGGGTGCCTGCTAGTCCCATCAGGGTTAGGCACCTGGCAGGCAAAGCCCTTGCCTTCCAGGCACACAATGCTGGCCGCAAAAGTGCTGCAAATGCTGAATTTGCTCTCCGTTGGTCCCTGGCCTTGCAGTCCTTTCTGTCCAGCCTTCCCACGGGTCTCTCCTCGTCTCTAGCCATGGCCCTATCCAGGCCTGCGTCCCAGCCCCGCCCCTCTCTCTGGACGCATCTCTGGGCCTCATCATCAGCcggcgccgggccctccttcctgcctccctccccctttcttctccctccttccttccctcccttcctccctctctccctccctcccagctcctgcaccAGGAAACAGACCAGATCCCCGGCTGCCGCGGCCTGACCTGTGAGATCCCAAACCTGGCAGGCAGGCGGGCGGGGTTGGAGACAGGCCAAGGGTGGGGGTAAGGGAGCCGGACCCTGGGGCTGCTGTGGGGTGGGAGTGGTGGGTAGCCGGGAGCAGAGATGGTGTCGGCAGGGAGCCCTTGGCCCTGGGTTTCCCGGGAGGACAGTCATTAAACATGGATTCGTCCACACAGCTGGCAGAACTGTGGGGACCAGAGGCCCAGTCCCAggagctgcaacacctgccagacTTAGGTGCCAGGCTGTCCCTGTGGGGTTCtgatctctctctgccctttctaGGGCTCCAGGCTGGCCGGGAGGATGAAAGGCCCCCACTGGGGGCTCCTTGCCACcggtgctgggtcctaagtgcTGCCATCCAGGCTGGGTGAGTGTCCCTTTCCGCCCCCTGGCCCCGGGGCTGCCCTTTAGCTTCTGCTGcgtccctccccagcccctgcctcctctCCTTCCATCTTGTGCCTCTGCCAACATCTCCACCTCTTGCTGCTGGGGGAGGTCCTAAGCCCCTTCTCAAGCCAGAAAGGTTTGTACGGGTGCTTGGGGGTGGGGCATTGCATGCGTGTCGTAGAGCTGGCGTTGTCTTTTGAAAGGAATTGAAAGCATGTCTTAAAGTAAAATGTGCTTGTTTTTACATTCGGTGTGGCCCTTTAGGAATTCACAGGCTAGCTGCCCCTGGGGTTCTGGCCCCTGCTCCTGGTGACTTCATCCCCTCACCCTCATCCCTCTCCATCCAGTGATTTCTGAGCATTTTCCTCCTTCCCCAGtacccatcctggtctccctgaGTTATCCAAGCCCAAGATGCCCCTAGGTCCCTGTCTGCATGTTGTTGCTATTCATGCCAGTCTTTCATTCTTCCCTCTTCCAGCTGCCCGGATGGCgaccccagcctcagccccagacACACGGGCTCTCGTGGCTGACTTTGTAGGCTACAAGCTGAGGCAGAAGGGTTATGTCTGTGGGGCTGGCCCCGGAGAGGGCCCAGCAGCTAACCCGCTGCATCAAGCCATGAGGGCAGCTGGAGATGAGTTTGAGACCCGCTTCAGGCAGAACTTCTCCGATCTGGCCGCCCAGTTGCATGTGACCCCGGGCTCAGCCCAgcagagcttcacccaggtctgcgACGAACTCTTCCAAAGGGGTCCCAACTGGGGCCGTGTGGTGGCCTTCTTTGCCTTCGGGGCCGCGCTGTGCGCCGAAAGTGTCAACAAGGAGATGGAGCCCCTGGTGGGACAAGTGCAGGAATGGATGGTGGCCTACCTGGAGACACAACTGGCCGACTGGATCCACAGCAGCGGGGGCTGGGTAAGGGACTTCTCAAATGCGGGCTGTGTGCATTCCTCCTCGGCAAAGCTGTTCTGGAGGAGGGGAAAGGGGTGCCGGGAAGGAGGCATGGGGGCTGAGTCTCCACATGGGGGTGGGAGCAGACCAAGAGATGCCCTCACTGTGGGCATCATGCCAGGTTCTCCCTTCTGGGGCTGCTGTGCAGAAATCACTGGGCAGtggaggggaggggttgggaatgAAGGCTCAGTGTCCCAAGCAGAGAACGGAACACACAGTACCCAAGGAGTACCTGTGGGGAGGTGGTGTCTGGAAACTTTCCCACTTGTGTCcgtgggaggtggggggagggtcaGGGACAGATGGTCAGGCAAGCTTTGGACTGAGATGCCACATGTGGGCAGAATTTGCCACCAAGGAAAGATCAGGGTTGGCTGGAGACAGAGAGGGTAAATGAGGTGGGTGCTTGCGGCTGGGGCAGGGCTAGGGGGTGCCCTTGAGTGGAGCAAAAGGCCTTGCAGGTGGTAGAGCTTTGGCTGGAGGAGAGAAGCTGGGTGTGGGATAGTGCTGGAAGTGGCTGGAACTGGaactcttcctctcctcttctctccactCTTTCCTCTCCTGATAccccttttctccttctttctctcctactTCTCTTCTCTTCCACAGGCGGAGTTCACAGCTCTATACGGGGATCGGGCCCTGGAGGAGGCGCGGCGTCTGCGGGAGGGCACCTGGGCATCAGTGAGGACAGTGCTGACAGGGGCCGTGGCCCTGGGGGCCCTGGTAACCGTAGGGGCCTTTTTTGCTAGCAAATGAgtgtccagggccaggcagagccaggtgtGGCTGTAGGCCAAGAGAGCAGGAACAGGATGGAGAAATGCCCTAGGAGGAAGTGGGGGGTGAATGCTGGATAGGCGTAGGCTGGAGCGGGATGATGTGTGAGGGAGCCGAGTGGGCCGAGCAGGCAGACTGAAGAGGGAACTGGAGGCTTTGGGGGAAGGTCTGAGGATGATcaggggccagcaggtggagtCATTTCAAGGTGTGAGAAGTAGGGGGATTAGGGGTGTACACATATAGCTACCTGGAGCTTGGCTTGCAGCCCTGAGCAAAGTGGTCTTGTGTAAGGAGCTGTGACTCTATTGGATGAGTGGCATTTGGGGAACATAGAAGGCACATATTGCCCCTTTGGGATGGAACCTTGGGGGAGTTTCAGGTGTCCGGGAGGGATGGTTGGGCTCCTGGGTTGCTtggatatgtgtgtgcatgtgcacgtaAGGGGCTGcttgtgtcatctgctgctggtGGGATTCTTCAAGGAGGAAACATTCCCTCTGGCAAGAACAGAGGCCAGGGAACAGTTCTCAGCTCCTCCTCCCCTGGTTTGATGCCTCAAGACCAAGGGAGAAGAAACACTGTATCCTCCGGGGTGGGCTCTGGCCGTTCTGCACAAAGTCCTCTGTCAAGCTTGGGAGGAAAGAGCAGTTCTGTGGCTGGCCTTGTTCTCACATTCATTGTCTCCCTTTGTTTGTGCACAGTGCacttgctgctgcctcctgggtgcccccctggcagggcagggctaAGGAGCCTGGGGGGCGGGAGGGTTTCCATGGCTGGAAATATCCACTACTGTCCCCTCCCACTGAGCGTACTTACAGTGGTTCCCTAACTCTGGGACCTCCACATCCAAATTTAAACTCCAAATTGAAACTctgatgtttccttttttaaaggtaTGGGCATACATACAGTCAATCTGTATGTGGTCTCATCTGGGGCTGCTGATGTCTTTGAGGGGACCATGCCAGCTCTGAAACCCTGGGCACAAGGGTGTTGGGGGGCTCCATGACTGGCCTGTTCTGTGTGGTGGGCTCTGTTGCTACTGCTTGATCAGGACCAGGTGCATGGGTTTTAGAATCCCCTAGATTCTAGGTGGGTTCCAGCTCCCCTAGAATCCACGGGAGCATTTGTTTTCTGGAAGCCGCGCTATTTGCATGGGTGTAACTTGGAAGCTCAGAGTTTGAGGATGCTCGCTTTAGAAGCCAAGGTCGTCCTCCAGATTCAGAGTTTAGGgtgggtggtttttgtttttgttttttgtttttggggaAGAAATGATTCACTCCAGATGCATGCCCTGAGCCAGACCTCACTTCTGCACTTTCCGTGGTGCTACGATTGCTGCTCTCCAATGTTGATTCTAGATCCAGTGTATCAGTCCCCTGCCTGTCATGACCCTGAGCACTGATCAGCCTAGCTAGACTGTGGTGAGAGTCTCACTGGGTCCTAGAATGTGGCAACATAGTTGCGCTCACTAGAACATGGGAGCCAGTTGACCTCAGGGGTTTAGTCCAGACCTTTGCTTTGGTGAGAGGAGTGCACTTTCTCATGGTCTTTACAGGGGAAGTGATAGACTGCACATGCCACTTGATTGGAGGTGGGTACGCTGCTCTCAAGCTTAGAGCTGGTCTGTGGTgagcagctggggtgggggtgggggggtctctGACTTGCTCAGGACAGACTAGGCCAGTGGTTTTCAAACTGCTCTGCAGAGCCCCGAAGTGTCCTAGGGATTGCCTCAGGAGTCCTTTTGGGGAGAAGAAGGGGGCACAGGGCTGAGCAGGCTGTGCAATTTGCCCTCTAACAGAACAGCTCCCCTTGTAGCTGTCTTACATATCGGGGTTCAGGGTAAGATTTTATTTGCATTAAGGGGTTTGCTGCTGGGGAAAAAAAGTTGGAAAACCACTGGCTAGCTAGAGGATGGGTTCCAGATCTGGAGCCTGAGTTCCCCTAGGTTTGGGGCAGACCCCACCCTCTACCACAGACACCTATCCTGTCAGCAAACAGGAGTGGCAGGTTATCCAACATGCCCTGCTCCAAGGAGAGGCTGTTCTCTGGAAGGGTAAAGGGATGGGTCTGGATTCCCAGAAGCAGAGGCTAGGTGGGATGACAGTGGGCAGTTTGGACCTGTCCTGCCCGTCTCAATGTGAAGGCAATGAAAACCCCAAGACTCTTCTGTCAGGGAAAACTAGGGACTCTTCTAGAGCCATATAGTTCCTTGGGATTAACTCTTGGCCAAGAAGGCTGAGTATGGCTCccaatttttaaatccatttcttctttttttttttaagaagggaaATAAAAGCAATGATCATTTTTCAGAGATTAAGAAGTGGGAGAGGGTGTTTCTTGCTCTCCAGAGCCCAAAGGGACAAATGGGGACTTTGCCTAGgccaagggaggagaggaggtagGGCGACTGGGTCCTGCGAGTCATTAATCTCACTCCCCACTTACTCTAGGGCATACATAcactattttacttttttaaatcatgaaacgGCAGGAGAACAGATTTGGTTAGtttagaagaagagaaaaaaagctctataaatataaatatatattcctgtatttttatttaataatttataaataccaagttcatttgacttttatttttgtgtaataTGTAATGGTCGTattgaaaatgaataaagaaatacatacatacagacatgAATAAAGCCCAGAAGTTTACTGAGAAAAAAGAACTGAACAGGGTTTGTGAACTTCTTGGCCTCGGATCAGAGCATTATTTAAACCCAATCATCTTCTCATGACCTAGTAAAGGGCAAGAATTAGAGTAATTGGGATTTGGAAAAGGAttgagaaaactaaaaaaaagaaagagattgaCGTTGAGCTCCTCTCCTCACCCCATCCCTCACTCCTGGCCTGAACAAAAGCCCAAACGAAACCCCTGTGTATCCCAACCCACACAGGTTTcaggagggggtgtgtgtgtatgtgcccaCGTGCATGTGGTGTACAAACCAAACTTGCCACAAGTCTGTGTGTGATAGGGGTCCGCAGTTGTAGTTCAGCCTCCAAAATGTGTGGAATATACAGTTCTTGCTGCTCTCCTGTTGCCCACTACAGACTTAACATAGATCTGGCAAAAATGGAGTCCTTCCTACCTCTCCTGGCCTTCTAAGACATTGGTTTCAGCCGTTTTCATGCAAACTGCTGAATCGGATGGGATCTCCAGGAATATTcagtccctgcctgtggactcTAGGACTATGTGAAAATCATGTCTGACAGGTACCGTGATCCTAATTTTAAACGAAGAAACAATCTAGTACAATAGATTGATATATCTGGACTTATATGTTAAGTTgtaaaaaaattgaattatttaGAGAAATCTCCCTATAGAAAAATCTATAGAACAAGATGTGTGAAAATCAGAATGGTTTGGTGAACATGGTCTGGGGAAGGGGGATCAGATGTCACCACTACAGGAAGACTATTTTAATGATTCATTGACGTTTGCTTATTTTCAGGAAGCATTTGCATTAGCTTGTACCAAAGACAAAACGGAATGACAGTAAAGGAAAAATTGGAATGTTATGGAGTAAGATGAcagtaaaaggaaaattaatgCCCCAAAAGACATTCTATGAGTAGGGTTCCCAGATGCCAAAGCTAAGCCGTACATTCAGCTCTGAGCTTCTTGGCAGCTCAAGGAGCATTGAGTGTGCCATGAGATCCACGTGCTCTTGGGATTTCTAAAAGCCTGACAGTTCCTTGAGAGGGGTGCACAGTATGGTGGCTTTTCTGAGAAGATACGGAGCGGTGTGATGGACACTGCTGACAAAGCCCAGGGTTTTGCAGGCTGTACTGGAGAAACCCAGCAGGGATGCAGAAGGCCCCAGGCGTGTTCTGCCAGGTTCTTCACCACAGAGCTCACACACGCTTCTCTGTGGTATCCTACCTGGTTTAGTGCGcagctgagctttttttttttttaaagttttatttattttttattggaaaggtagatgtacaaacagagaaggtcttccattcactgatttactctccaaatgactgcaacaaccagagctgagccgatccaaagccaggagccaggagcctctttacaACATCTGAGCAGTTGGGGATTTGGCTCCCTCTGACAGTTCCACACCAATGCTGTTTCTCCAGAGGTGCTTTCCATAAAAGTTGGGCAACTTGCAGTTACAATTTCTAGCAAATGGATGCATTgtaaccatcttttttttttttaacttattgactgcctggcccagcagcttggcctagcagctaaagtcctcgccttgaaagccccgggatcccatatgggcgccggttctaatcccggcagctccacttcccatccagctccctgcttgtggcctgggaaagcagtcgaggacggcccaatactttgagaccctgcacctgtgtaggagacccggaagaggttccaggttcccggcttcggatcggtgcgcatcggcccgttgcggctcacttggggagtgaatcatcggacagaagatcttcctctctgtctctcctcctctctgtatatctggctgtcataaaatgaataaatctttaaaaaaaaaaaaaaaacttattgacTGCCTTTGAAAACTAAGGCTGCACaggaaagattatttaaaaaaaaggatttacagggcccggcggcgtggtctagcggctaaagtcctcgccttgaaagccccgggatcccatatgggcaccggttctaatcccggcagctccacttcccatccagctccctgcttgtggcctgggaaagcagttgaggacggcccaatgcattgggaccctgcacccgcgtgggagacccggaagaggctcctggttcccggcttcggatcggcgcggcaccaaccgttgcggctcacttggggagtgaaacatcggatggaagatcttcctctctgtctctcctcctctgtgtatatctggctgtaataaaaatgaataaatcttaaaaaaaaaaaaaaaggatttacagAAAGCATAATATAATGGAATGCCATGTATTTGTTCAGTAAGTCATTCATTCATGAGCAAATATTCAAGCATCTTCTCTGGGCTTAGTGCAGTATATAGATggacttgtgtgtatgtgtattccaATTTAAAATTGATTTGTCACATTCATTTCTAaggtgacatttaaaaatatttttttatttgaaaggcaaaacgacagagaatttccatctgctagttcattcccccttttttttttttgtttgctagtTCATTCGTAAACATCTGTGACTATGTGGTAgggctggcagaagccaggagccgggaactgcctgggtctcccttgtgggggtTAGGGATCCAACCACGTGGGCCaatatctgctgtctcccaggtccattagcaagATGCTGGATTAGAAGGGAAGGGGTTTATTCCGGGCATCCagcatatgggatgcaagtatcTTATGGGGGGGCTTAAACAGCCATGCCACAACACCTACCTCTTCAGGTTGTTTTGAGTAAAACCATGAAAAAAATTGGAATACATATTGacaatagaaaaatatttctttgtattttattagGTGAAAAAACCCCATATTAGGAAATAATATATGCAATGTGATCCCATTTTGCTAAAATAGACATTTCTGTGTGCCTCTATAAATATTTGTAATTGAAAATTTCAGGAAGGCTATATGCCAAAATATCATCAATGTATTTCTGGGTGTATATTTTaggagagattttatttttttgttgttgtctgtattttatgattttttgggGGGATAATGGACAAAGATTTTGGGTATAGTATGTTGAAATAAGTTTTTCTCAGgtataaagttttttaaaagataatcaaACAGAATGGCAATTAAGTGATACGGCTGAGACTTCTTCACATTTACATAGCAACACTCCTCCTGCAACCCCTCATCCCTGCAGTGCAGGGGCACCGAGGGGGCTCAGGAAAGCTGGGCCGCACTGTAGTTGAAGATCATTGGGAGCTGCTGTAAAACACAGGTAAGTAAACAGGACTCCAAAGTTCTGCTTTGGTGCTGTCCCGCGAAACTGTCCAGTAAGTCAGTTTGTAGCTTCACATTTTCTAATAACCtcattaaaaacagcaaaaaagaaTAAGGAAAGCTAATTTTATATTGTGCTGTTTTGAGGGacagagaaataaacagaaaaagaaatctctccagtgccagttcacttcccaaatgtttgtaatggctgggattgggccaggcaaaCACAACCCAGATGTCCCGCGTGAGTGGTAGGAAGTGCCCCTTGACGGAGGCCatacctgctgccttgcagggtctgtactggcagaaagttggagtccaaagggttgggatttgaacccagacattTGGCCGTGGGACACAGGTTGaactatttttttcaagatttatttatttttattgaaaatcagatatatcttcctctctgaactattttttttaatatttatttttgttgggcccagcggcgtggcctagtggctaaagtcctcgccttgaaagccccgggatcccatatgggcgctggttctaatcccggcagctccacttcccatccagctccctgcttgtggcctgggaaagcagttgaggacggcccaaagccttgggaccctgcaccaacgtgggagacctggaagaggctcctggttcccggcatcggatcagcgcgtaccggcccgttgcggctcacttggggagtgaatcattggatggaagatcttcctctctgtctctcctcctctgtgtatatctggctgtaataaaaatgaataaatctttaaaaaaaaaatttatttttgttatgaagtcagatatacagagaaggagagacagaaaggaagatcctctgtccaatagtttactccccaagtggctgcaacggctggagctgagccaatctgaagccaggagcctggagcgcagagcttcttccaggtctcccacgcgggtgcagggtcccaaggctttgggccgtcctcaactgctttcccaggccacaagcagggagctggatgggaaatggagctgccgggattagaactggcacccatatgggatctctgcacgTTCAtagagaggactttaaccgcaacactatcgcgctgggccctctctGAACTGTTCTTAATCACTAAAGACCCATTCCCAAATTTAAGTTAACATGATTGCATTTAGTCCATTGTATAAAAGACTTCCCATTTCAAGATGTCATTAATATTAAACAATTATtgaaagagttttaaaaattctctttccCATTCTGAGTCTTAATAGTTTCTtgtatattttatgattttaagcACATCTCATATTGGACTAGTCACA from Ochotona princeps isolate mOchPri1 chromosome 6, mOchPri1.hap1, whole genome shotgun sequence encodes the following:
- the PABPN1 gene encoding polyadenylate-binding protein 2 isoform X2, coding for MATPASAPDTRALVADFVGYKLRQKGYVCGAGPGEGPAANPLHQAMRAAGDEFETRFRQNFSDLAAQLHVTPGSAQQSFTQVCDELFQRGPNWGRVVAFFAFGAALCAESVNKEMEPLVGQVQEWMVAYLETQLADWIHSSGGWAEFTALYGDRALEEARRLREGTWASVRTVLTGAVALGALVTVGAFFASK